The Thalassotalea nanhaiensis genome has a window encoding:
- a CDS encoding bifunctional diguanylate cyclase/phosphodiesterase: protein MMTNKFNSLRSRIFFFFILLLIAVQTVSFISSFYSNKRNEQQQLAAHLSQAESLLKAEISNRNYYLTAFTEISATDIALRKEFFVQHPNFSIALNNHRKRIDADIALAIDIDGIILGQLLIRDSNKDIKRVFTGNQINQPFEHTEWLTDQPNSVFYSSNDEIYQLILTPVLDKLEVIGHIGLGYSLNSKLANELANVTSFNVGFTLENTQNFHWISFNSAIENHAAVKNSESPLSPHYLESVVAESYPLGTVGNFQLSAAIFQLHSNLIAAIIQDGWNFLILIFITLAVSLLGAYFIASSVTEPVRRLVKISKAIAKGNYQPDTHVGNTLELNQLAEQFGKMIDAIKSRENEITEQAFLDTLTGLPNRNQFNRDMHGLSKPFLLCQVNVRRLSEINDTLGHDVGDEVIQEIAIRLQKLKKPLFHTSGNGFLIRFDDEAVENIKNCIQTITRVIEPSFIYQNITIHLQVNIGVTASDGWSQTNQLLKEVDAAMQIAKRQNLLYQLYDRQIDLNTLDRLQLVNRLKGAIEHDEFTLFYQPKLNLSNNTVEEVEALVRWNHPVNGLITPESFIHIADQTGQMQALSHWVVNKAIEQYFTWQKQGLDIKIAINISPENLLDDDFCYQLIEKLCADKKLQDALCLEITEDAFVDHNSKAVENIKLLRKNGIYLSIDDYGTGYSSLAQLKNLPVQELKIDRCFIQQLIQQPQDKLIVNSTIQLSHQLGLSVVAEGVEDQETLDWLREHHCEKAQGYFISRPLPAVEFTQWLSSSKFSLPQITEQPLKLEQQTLAQINVKQS from the coding sequence ATGATGACTAATAAGTTTAATAGCTTAAGAAGCAGAATATTTTTCTTTTTTATATTATTACTTATTGCCGTACAAACAGTTTCTTTTATCAGTTCGTTTTATTCTAATAAACGAAATGAACAACAGCAGTTAGCAGCTCATTTGTCCCAAGCGGAATCTCTATTAAAAGCCGAAATCAGTAATCGAAATTACTATTTAACTGCTTTTACTGAAATATCAGCAACAGATATTGCCTTAAGAAAAGAGTTCTTTGTTCAACATCCAAACTTTTCTATTGCGCTTAACAATCATCGTAAAAGAATTGATGCCGATATTGCCTTGGCAATAGATATTGACGGCATCATTTTAGGACAGTTGTTGATCAGAGATAGTAACAAAGACATAAAAAGGGTTTTTACCGGCAACCAAATCAATCAGCCATTTGAGCATACAGAATGGTTAACAGACCAGCCTAATAGTGTGTTCTATTCTAGTAATGATGAAATTTATCAGCTTATCCTTACGCCTGTGCTCGATAAACTGGAAGTTATCGGTCATATAGGACTTGGCTACTCGCTTAACAGTAAATTAGCGAATGAGCTTGCAAATGTAACATCGTTCAATGTTGGCTTTACCTTAGAAAACACCCAAAACTTTCATTGGATTTCTTTCAACAGTGCGATTGAAAACCATGCTGCGGTGAAAAATTCAGAATCGCCTTTATCACCGCATTATTTAGAAAGTGTTGTTGCTGAAAGTTATCCGTTAGGTACTGTTGGAAATTTCCAGCTCAGTGCGGCAATTTTTCAATTACATTCAAACCTTATTGCCGCAATAATACAAGATGGCTGGAATTTCCTAATATTAATATTTATCACACTGGCAGTGTCTTTGTTAGGAGCGTATTTTATTGCCAGCAGTGTTACTGAGCCAGTGAGGCGATTAGTTAAAATATCAAAAGCAATCGCTAAAGGTAATTACCAGCCAGATACTCATGTTGGTAACACACTCGAATTAAATCAGCTTGCAGAACAATTTGGAAAGATGATTGATGCGATTAAATCTCGCGAAAATGAAATAACCGAACAAGCGTTTTTAGATACGCTTACTGGCCTTCCGAATCGAAATCAATTTAACCGGGATATGCATGGATTATCAAAACCATTTTTATTGTGCCAGGTAAATGTACGACGTTTGTCTGAAATAAACGACACCTTAGGTCATGACGTTGGTGATGAAGTTATCCAAGAAATCGCTATTCGACTACAGAAATTAAAAAAACCTTTATTCCATACCTCTGGTAACGGTTTTCTAATACGCTTTGACGATGAAGCTGTTGAAAACATTAAAAACTGTATTCAGACAATTACCAGGGTTATTGAGCCAAGCTTTATCTATCAAAATATCACCATACATCTGCAAGTAAACATTGGCGTTACCGCAAGTGACGGTTGGTCGCAAACCAATCAATTATTGAAAGAAGTAGATGCCGCAATGCAAATTGCCAAGCGACAAAACTTATTATACCAATTGTATGATCGCCAAATAGATCTAAATACGCTAGACCGGCTACAACTCGTCAACCGATTAAAAGGCGCTATTGAGCATGACGAGTTTACGCTTTTCTACCAACCAAAATTAAATTTGAGTAATAATACTGTCGAGGAAGTTGAAGCTTTAGTTCGCTGGAATCACCCTGTAAATGGTTTAATAACACCTGAATCATTTATCCATATAGCGGATCAAACAGGTCAAATGCAGGCGTTAAGCCACTGGGTAGTGAATAAAGCCATAGAGCAATATTTCACTTGGCAAAAGCAAGGCCTTGATATAAAAATTGCCATTAATATTTCGCCTGAGAATTTACTCGATGATGACTTTTGTTATCAATTGATTGAAAAACTATGCGCTGATAAAAAGTTGCAGGATGCACTATGCCTTGAAATTACCGAAGATGCGTTTGTCGATCATAATTCTAAAGCGGTAGAGAATATAAAATTATTACGTAAAAATGGTATTTATTTATCTATTGATGACTACGGCACCGGTTACTCTTCTTTAGCTCAATTGAAAAACTTACCGGTACAAGAATTAAAGATTGATCGCTGTTTCATTCAACAGTTAATCCAACAACCTCAAGATAAACTTATTGTAAACTCAACAATTCAATTATCTCATCAACTAGGTTTATCTGTAGTCGCAGAAGGTGTTGAAGATCAGGAAACGTTAGACTGGCTAAGAGAGCATCATTGTGAGAAAGCTCAAGGCTATTTTATTAGCCGACCACTGCCTGCGGTGGAATTTACCCAATGGTTATCCAGTTCTAAATTCAGTCTACCTCAAATAACAGAGCAACCGTTAAAACTAGAACAACAAACGTTAGCTCAGATTAATGTTAAGCAGAGTTAA
- a CDS encoding ATP-binding protein, whose amino-acid sequence MQLISISAVVASYLKTSSRSFKLFWKFIALALVGAMFAQVLITKENLVTTHLLSNFFSLFSYFFIILAIETNPHLSDTPLNKYISGRVPAVFFIVVCFSYFVLLPTEFIGDVEQSYLASMFFHIVITLLIFTRLVVCAIKSRHKFWLSTYSLLSMSALAILLAKINLYTTSSNMMVPALGYFETVLNFIPYLGVILAANVTLNNTTPAITIKKHTNPELYILLLVLCLALMHVLGQELQLPYSTTSYLQSVVIAFWLITASVLIMVITLQKRRYMNKLKQQIHQLDIDKASYLKINKQLNNSLTNSEDKAIVSVSNNAILTTTMTGEILSANPAAVQMLQCLEDELEGELVSHLFCEDDQMHYFFDFQSNVYALQRKDDGISVECRVIRADGTKFPVQAELQWAEREEQPLIVLTFINLTARKLAEAKALELKDKFIANISHEFRTPLTIINGVLDRYLKQNESGEEFKELTTAKRNGLRLVRMVEQLLELSRLADNPKLSISTYRLSTIMAMPNDSFSRLAKQNQLSFSFDIPDNLWLECDAQAFEKILFNLLANAIKYTPPGGSVKVSAYCEDDTIILDVIDNGIGITTASQSKIFERFQRADDLKNQSIFGVGIGLSLVNELVKAHQWRINLVSEYNHGSKFSLSIPLASAKDVELETPLSVSENEVSSLLIEQDNPLNQNSSHSQQVVLVIEDNVDMQSHIKQVIEQQHHCMLAISGELGLSLAQEYIPDLIVCDIMLTGIDGFEVLKQLKDNELTAHIPVILLTARSDLDCRLQGLNLRADEYLSKPFNQQELLTRIDNLIENRKQLQQTYMHKFEQKQIAKRKENSVHNVSLLTEEDKENLSVDDVFLQKLEATVAKMYMEIDLGIDQLANELAMSERQLQRKIKVLLGTTPNNFIKEFRLAKAQELLKNGTQIGIVALDVGFSSQTYFGRCFKESFNCTPKQYQQSNSSNGNKCG is encoded by the coding sequence ATGCAGTTAATTAGTATTAGTGCTGTGGTTGCCAGTTATTTAAAAACCAGTTCACGCTCTTTTAAGCTTTTTTGGAAGTTTATTGCTTTGGCTTTGGTTGGGGCAATGTTTGCACAGGTTTTAATAACCAAAGAAAATCTTGTAACCACACACCTATTAAGTAATTTCTTTTCACTTTTCAGCTATTTTTTTATTATTTTAGCAATAGAAACAAACCCACACTTAAGTGATACCCCACTGAATAAATACATTAGCGGTAGAGTGCCTGCGGTATTTTTCATCGTGGTGTGTTTTAGTTACTTTGTGCTGTTACCAACAGAGTTCATCGGAGATGTTGAACAAAGTTATTTAGCGTCGATGTTTTTTCACATAGTAATCACGTTATTGATATTTACTCGGCTGGTTGTTTGCGCCATTAAAAGTAGGCATAAGTTCTGGTTATCTACATACAGCTTGCTATCAATGAGTGCTTTGGCTATTTTACTGGCAAAAATTAACCTTTACACTACCAGTAGCAATATGATGGTGCCCGCCTTAGGTTACTTTGAAACTGTGCTTAATTTTATTCCTTATTTGGGGGTGATTTTAGCGGCCAATGTTACTCTAAATAACACCACACCAGCTATAACAATTAAAAAGCACACTAACCCCGAGCTGTACATTTTATTGTTAGTTTTGTGTTTAGCACTCATGCACGTTTTGGGTCAGGAATTGCAACTCCCGTATAGCACAACGTCGTATTTACAATCCGTAGTAATCGCTTTTTGGTTAATAACCGCGTCAGTGTTAATTATGGTTATCACGCTGCAAAAACGTCGCTATATGAATAAGCTTAAGCAACAAATTCATCAGCTAGACATAGATAAAGCCAGTTACTTAAAAATAAATAAACAATTAAATAACTCACTTACCAACAGCGAAGATAAAGCGATAGTAAGTGTTTCAAATAACGCTATTTTAACCACAACAATGACAGGAGAAATACTTTCCGCGAACCCCGCGGCAGTACAAATGCTGCAATGTTTAGAAGATGAATTAGAAGGGGAATTGGTTAGCCATTTATTTTGTGAAGATGATCAAATGCATTATTTCTTTGATTTCCAAAGTAACGTCTATGCGCTGCAACGTAAGGATGATGGTATATCTGTTGAATGTAGAGTGATCAGAGCGGATGGCACAAAGTTTCCTGTGCAAGCAGAATTGCAGTGGGCCGAGCGAGAAGAGCAACCTTTGATTGTTCTTACATTTATTAATCTGACTGCGCGGAAATTGGCTGAAGCGAAAGCGCTGGAATTAAAAGATAAATTTATCGCCAATATATCCCATGAATTTCGAACACCGTTAACCATTATCAATGGTGTTCTGGATCGCTATCTGAAACAAAACGAATCAGGGGAAGAATTCAAAGAATTAACCACAGCGAAACGTAATGGTTTGCGCTTGGTACGCATGGTAGAACAATTACTTGAACTGTCACGGCTAGCAGATAATCCGAAATTATCGATTTCGACGTATCGACTGAGCACCATTATGGCAATGCCAAACGATTCTTTTTCTCGTTTAGCAAAACAAAATCAGCTGTCTTTTAGTTTCGATATCCCTGATAACCTTTGGCTTGAGTGCGATGCGCAAGCATTTGAAAAAATATTGTTTAACTTGCTGGCCAATGCCATTAAATATACGCCCCCGGGGGGCAGTGTTAAGGTTAGCGCTTACTGTGAAGATGACACCATTATTTTGGATGTTATTGATAACGGCATTGGCATCACCACAGCTTCGCAAAGTAAAATATTTGAACGTTTTCAACGGGCAGATGACTTAAAAAATCAATCGATATTTGGTGTAGGTATTGGCTTGTCGTTAGTCAATGAATTGGTAAAAGCTCATCAGTGGCGAATAAATTTAGTCAGTGAATATAATCACGGTAGTAAGTTTTCGTTATCTATTCCATTGGCATCGGCAAAAGATGTTGAATTGGAAACCCCGTTGAGTGTTTCTGAAAATGAGGTCAGCTCGTTATTAATCGAACAAGATAATCCGCTAAACCAGAACTCTTCTCATTCACAACAAGTGGTATTAGTAATTGAAGATAATGTTGATATGCAAAGCCATATCAAGCAAGTCATTGAACAACAGCACCATTGTATGTTGGCGATAAGCGGTGAGTTGGGGTTGTCGTTAGCACAGGAGTACATCCCAGATCTTATAGTTTGCGATATTATGCTTACCGGTATTGATGGCTTTGAAGTACTAAAACAGCTTAAAGACAATGAATTAACGGCTCATATACCAGTGATATTACTTACCGCGCGTTCTGATTTGGACTGTCGATTGCAAGGCTTAAATCTACGAGCTGATGAATATTTGAGTAAGCCGTTTAATCAGCAAGAGCTACTAACGCGCATTGACAACTTAATTGAAAACCGAAAGCAACTGCAACAAACATATATGCACAAGTTCGAACAAAAGCAAATTGCTAAGCGTAAGGAAAACAGTGTTCATAATGTGTCTTTGTTGACTGAAGAGGACAAGGAAAACCTCTCTGTCGATGATGTGTTTTTACAAAAACTAGAAGCAACAGTCGCAAAAATGTACATGGAAATTGATTTGGGGATAGATCAACTTGCCAATGAATTGGCGATGAGTGAACGACAATTGCAACGCAAAATTAAAGTGCTGTTAGGTACTACTCCGAACAATTTCATCAAAGAGTTTAGGTTGGCTAAAGCACAAGAACTGTTAAAAAATGGCACTCAAATAGGTATTGTTGCCCTCGATGTTGGCTTTTCATCACAAACGTATTTTGGCCGATGCTTTAAAGAGTCATTTAACTGCACGCCAAAGCAATACCAACAGTCAAATAGCTCTAATGGCAATAAATGTGGATAA
- a CDS encoding ligand-binding sensor domain-containing protein codes for MKVVLTLILFLSLLSKPTFSQNINTFKNFTADHPLSYQAVRTIAQDKESFIWFGSQEGVHRYDGHQFLSFHHDANDPTSLSSDVISRILIDSSKQIWVATRGGGLNLFRENSQDFQRITSKTSPLSLTNDNVNALIEDKLGNLWIGTENGVNILFRDGNNWQIKHIVQELGNPNSLSYNSVETILQTANGQVWVGTGGGGISVFDQQGNFIQSVNIRKKQKQGSAEKLIKVLYQDNMSNIWVGTSESGLFKFSSKDNNVVQYQFDEFDTNSLMSNSIESIYQDSSDRIWVASDKGIAIFNEELNNFSRINHSVTNPQSLTNDFVLTIFEDNKNMIWIGTFSGVSRWDPNMTTFRQYNDQNHPKVARSLIMDFAQLDKDHIIFSTYANGLYVLTIEDNTIAPFKFNISNQKLRFTSLLVDNDTLWLGSRSSGLFEINLVNGKSKNYRFDSSNHRSISANSITDIFKDSKARLWVSTYHKGLNKLNRNGTFERFESKKPLSQNSPSTNHILQIAEDKQGDIWLATYDGGINRFNPDSKTFTHITHDENIKNSLSSDIAWVMLFDQANNLWVGTQAAGLNLLSNDNILAENYSFQYFDIKNGMKDQTVYGFSQDSAGNLWFSSNKGISRYSLKHNSFKHFDTRHGLVDLEYNHGAVFSGSDDTLYFGSAKGFTSVDPKNILTEQPAPEVRLTNIFKLNEAMEFKQGLSNVKSLTFDYSDQLISFEYVGLNYSDPESTRYKYRLLGFDDEWIDAGKLKRATYTNLPSGNYTLQIVAGNSDNVWSDPGYAIEISVNSAPWNTWWAYLLYVVFIALSVLSYTRILNRKLVIEQQQKISLKKQVIEKTQDYAQKNSELEQANNQLEKAATVDKLTGVKSRRYLDIYIEQTSQLMNQIHQNILPVQRSILPRLYLLMIRIANIESVKSSQLINLTDLLLYSRNPDDLVIRWSDDTFAIIGYEKDNNAGELAARLANRYDSIFDGKQVISQAYSFYPFNREQPLDLSWDQVSVMTEMGLNIVNTNDSINWLGLCKPKVQPFDYLEVVKDSNFAVVKQHVVCKQG; via the coding sequence ATGAAAGTCGTATTAACCCTTATACTGTTTCTCTCCTTATTAAGTAAACCGACGTTTTCTCAAAACATCAACACATTTAAAAATTTCACTGCAGACCATCCTCTTTCTTATCAAGCAGTACGAACCATTGCTCAAGATAAAGAGAGCTTTATCTGGTTTGGCTCGCAAGAAGGTGTTCATCGGTACGACGGTCATCAATTTTTAAGCTTTCACCATGATGCCAATGATCCAACCTCATTAAGCTCTGACGTTATTAGTCGAATTCTCATCGACAGCTCAAAGCAAATTTGGGTGGCAACCCGAGGTGGTGGGCTAAACTTATTTCGTGAAAACTCACAAGATTTCCAACGTATAACCTCGAAAACGTCACCGTTGAGTTTAACTAATGATAACGTCAATGCGTTGATTGAGGATAAGCTTGGCAACCTCTGGATTGGCACTGAAAATGGCGTGAACATCCTGTTTCGTGACGGAAATAATTGGCAAATAAAGCACATAGTACAAGAGTTAGGAAACCCTAACAGCTTGTCATACAACAGTGTTGAAACTATTCTACAAACAGCTAACGGACAAGTATGGGTGGGCACTGGTGGTGGTGGCATTTCGGTATTTGATCAACAAGGCAACTTCATTCAATCCGTTAACATCCGTAAAAAACAAAAACAGGGCTCTGCCGAAAAATTAATTAAAGTACTCTATCAAGATAATATGTCCAACATTTGGGTTGGCACCAGTGAAAGTGGCTTATTCAAATTTTCTTCTAAAGACAATAACGTGGTGCAATATCAGTTTGATGAATTTGATACAAACTCATTAATGAGCAACTCGATAGAGTCTATATACCAAGACTCTTCTGACCGAATTTGGGTGGCAAGCGATAAAGGGATTGCGATTTTTAATGAAGAATTAAACAACTTCAGTCGTATTAACCACTCGGTAACGAATCCACAAAGTTTAACCAATGACTTTGTATTAACCATATTTGAAGACAACAAAAATATGATCTGGATCGGCACGTTCTCTGGAGTAAGCAGGTGGGATCCTAACATGACTACTTTCAGACAATATAATGATCAAAACCACCCTAAAGTAGCACGTAGCTTAATCATGGATTTTGCTCAACTTGACAAAGATCATATTATTTTTAGTACCTATGCCAACGGGCTGTATGTGCTTACCATAGAAGACAATACTATCGCCCCATTCAAATTTAATATCTCCAATCAAAAGCTACGTTTTACCAGTTTGCTGGTAGATAACGACACGCTTTGGCTAGGCTCCAGATCGTCAGGGTTATTTGAAATTAATTTAGTTAATGGCAAATCAAAAAACTATCGTTTTGATAGCAGCAACCATCGTTCTATATCGGCCAACAGCATCACTGATATATTTAAAGACAGCAAAGCACGGCTTTGGGTATCAACCTATCATAAGGGCTTAAACAAATTAAATCGCAATGGTACTTTTGAACGCTTCGAGTCGAAAAAACCGCTTAGCCAAAACAGTCCAAGCACAAATCATATTTTACAAATCGCTGAAGATAAACAAGGCGATATTTGGCTAGCAACCTACGACGGAGGCATCAATAGGTTCAATCCGGATAGTAAAACATTCACTCACATTACTCATGACGAAAATATCAAGAACAGTTTAAGTAGTGATATTGCCTGGGTAATGCTTTTTGACCAAGCTAATAATTTATGGGTAGGTACTCAGGCGGCAGGTTTAAACTTGTTAAGCAATGATAATATCCTCGCAGAAAACTACTCGTTTCAATATTTTGATATTAAAAATGGTATGAAAGATCAAACCGTATATGGCTTTTCACAAGATTCAGCCGGGAATCTATGGTTTAGCTCTAATAAGGGTATATCCCGCTATTCCCTCAAACATAACAGCTTTAAGCACTTTGATACTCGTCATGGCCTGGTCGATTTAGAATACAATCATGGCGCAGTATTTAGCGGCTCTGATGACACTTTATATTTTGGTAGTGCTAAGGGCTTTACCAGTGTCGATCCAAAAAATATCCTAACGGAACAGCCTGCACCAGAAGTTAGGCTTACCAATATATTTAAATTAAATGAAGCGATGGAGTTTAAACAAGGGCTGTCTAACGTCAAGTCGTTAACATTTGACTATAGTGATCAACTAATTTCATTTGAATATGTGGGCTTAAACTATAGCGACCCTGAATCCACCCGCTACAAATACCGTCTACTTGGCTTTGATGATGAATGGATAGATGCAGGAAAGTTAAAGCGGGCAACGTATACCAACTTACCATCAGGAAATTACACCTTGCAGATTGTCGCAGGAAATAGTGACAATGTATGGAGTGATCCAGGTTACGCAATTGAAATTTCGGTAAATTCAGCGCCATGGAATACCTGGTGGGCTTATTTACTTTATGTGGTATTTATTGCCCTATCGGTATTAAGTTATACCCGTATTTTGAATAGAAAATTAGTTATTGAGCAACAACAGAAAATCTCGCTTAAAAAACAAGTTATTGAAAAAACTCAAGATTATGCTCAAAAAAATAGTGAACTCGAACAAGCAAACAATCAGTTAGAGAAAGCCGCAACTGTTGACAAGCTAACCGGTGTGAAAAGTCGCCGCTACCTTGATATTTATATTGAACAAACGAGTCAATTGATGAATCAAATTCATCAAAATATATTACCAGTGCAGCGCAGCATTTTACCTCGGTTATATCTATTGATGATTAGAATTGCAAACATTGAATCGGTGAAGAGCAGTCAACTCATTAACTTAACCGATTTATTGTTGTATAGCCGTAACCCTGATGATTTAGTGATCAGGTGGTCTGATGATACTTTTGCGATAATTGGTTATGAAAAAGACAACAATGCAGGAGAATTGGCCGCACGACTTGCCAATAGGTACGACAGTATTTTTGATGGGAAACAAGTGATTTCTCAGGCTTATTCTTTTTATCCATTTAACCGCGAACAACCTCTAGATTTATCATGGGATCAAGTTAGCGTTATGACAGAAATGGGACTGAATATTGTAAATACCAATGATTCAATAAACTGGCTAGGGTTGTGCAAGCCGAAAGTTCAACCTTTTGATTATTTAGAAGTAGTTAAAGACAGTAACTTTGCCGTTGTTAAACAACATGTTGTTTGTAAACAAGGTTAA
- a CDS encoding S8 family peptidase, producing the protein MSFKSINRIIKPFTMLSVIGLSAWLVNSVFVVKPTDSTQSYIISSNNYQLLQTALEELNAKPSHELPIINAFAVNLTEFELNSLRKKVRIKFSENYSVKLAGGRAWGKRKWQPKAMVPDYIDATSAHHANNFGGGVTIGFLDTGLDQLSGLGNDLYGRDKAWGTYDAINNSVSNYDDEASGHGTHVASIAANSDYDVYGKIYGVAPNAAIVGIKAFDANGQATYADVIRGIDWALQVKDQINLKVLNMSFSGPVRSNYWDDPLNLAVMKAWQAGIVVVASAGNTGPDPMTIGVPGNVPYIITVGAMTDNFTTTDAYDDKLATFSAAGPTYEGFVKPEILAPGGHLSGLMSYDSQIVVEHPEYHDGGRYFEMSGTSQAAGVISGVVALMLTDNPTLTPDQVKCRLIASAHTARTESGSLAYSVFQQGAGVVNVSDALNSSAVDCANTDLNITQDLAGEQHFSGPANINDDGNFYIEGLGDEYIWDITGSVTDSETTNDVEIDRLIWKTGFNVDRLIWKTNLEVDRLIWKTNLEVDRLIWKTNVDFNNNEEIKVNNWVEQQ; encoded by the coding sequence ATGTCTTTCAAATCAATAAATAGAATAATAAAACCATTCACAATGCTAAGTGTTATTGGGTTATCTGCTTGGCTTGTCAATTCTGTTTTTGTGGTTAAGCCTACAGATAGCACGCAATCGTATATTATCAGTAGTAATAATTATCAATTGCTTCAAACAGCGTTAGAAGAACTCAATGCTAAACCAAGCCACGAATTACCAATAATCAATGCTTTTGCCGTTAATTTAACGGAGTTTGAGTTAAATAGTCTACGCAAGAAAGTTAGGATTAAGTTTAGCGAAAACTATAGCGTTAAACTTGCCGGTGGCCGTGCATGGGGTAAACGAAAATGGCAACCTAAAGCCATGGTCCCAGACTATATTGATGCCACTTCGGCTCATCATGCAAATAACTTTGGTGGCGGTGTTACCATTGGCTTTTTAGATACCGGTTTAGATCAATTAAGTGGTTTAGGCAACGATTTGTATGGCCGCGATAAAGCATGGGGAACCTATGATGCCATTAACAATTCGGTAAGTAATTACGATGATGAAGCAAGCGGCCATGGTACGCACGTTGCCAGTATTGCAGCGAATAGTGATTATGACGTTTATGGCAAAATATACGGTGTTGCTCCTAATGCTGCCATTGTTGGCATAAAAGCGTTTGACGCTAATGGCCAAGCCACTTACGCCGATGTGATCCGTGGCATCGATTGGGCGTTACAAGTTAAAGATCAAATAAACCTGAAAGTGCTTAATATGTCATTCAGTGGCCCAGTGCGCTCAAACTATTGGGATGATCCACTAAATCTAGCGGTTATGAAAGCATGGCAAGCTGGTATTGTTGTTGTTGCATCCGCTGGTAATACTGGTCCAGATCCAATGACAATAGGTGTTCCGGGCAATGTGCCTTACATAATTACGGTAGGCGCAATGACAGATAATTTCACTACTACTGATGCCTATGATGATAAATTAGCAACATTCAGTGCTGCAGGTCCAACTTATGAAGGGTTTGTTAAGCCAGAGATATTAGCGCCTGGTGGACACTTATCAGGTTTAATGTCTTATGACTCTCAAATTGTGGTTGAACATCCTGAATATCATGATGGTGGCAGATATTTTGAAATGTCTGGAACATCACAAGCTGCGGGTGTTATATCAGGGGTTGTTGCCTTAATGCTAACCGATAACCCAACATTAACGCCTGACCAAGTAAAGTGTCGATTAATTGCCAGTGCACATACAGCAAGAACAGAAAGCGGTTCACTAGCTTATAGTGTCTTTCAGCAAGGCGCTGGTGTTGTAAATGTGTCTGATGCCCTAAACAGTTCAGCCGTTGACTGCGCCAATACCGACTTAAACATCACTCAAGATTTAGCTGGCGAACAGCATTTTTCCGGCCCGGCAAATATCAACGATGACGGCAATTTTTATATTGAAGGATTAGGTGATGAATACATTTGGGACATAACAGGCTCAGTAACCGACAGTGAAACAACAAACGATGTTGAAATTGATCGATTAATTTGGAAAACCGGATTTAATGTCGACAGACTAATTTGGAAAACTAACCTTGAAGTTGACAGGTTAATTTGGAAAACCAACTTAGAAGTTGATAGGTTAATTTGGAAAACCAATGTCGACTTTAATAACAATGAAGAAATTAAAGTGAATAATTGGGTTGAACAACAGTAA